From Cohaesibacter gelatinilyticus, the proteins below share one genomic window:
- a CDS encoding DeoR/GlpR family DNA-binding transcription regulator encodes MNLNIPDTRQSELATRLKEGQQLVAIELAHEFGVSIDTIRRDILALEAQGKAHRVRGGAVPIAAPAAPLHVRLTDGPPPDKNLIQSAIREIGDAPTLLVDGGQTILCVIEHLPKQQGRLVITPSPWVAIACQERGIAVFMLGGTLRPLGGITTGDTTTTRIAELYADIALIGACGIEADFGLSSDDHDEAMMKRAMHEAANRTIIVTDKAKIGRRARYQTLTMSDIDTVITDASSEMTKTLQASGTRVVTSQ; translated from the coding sequence ATGAATCTGAATATTCCAGATACAAGACAATCGGAACTTGCCACCCGCCTGAAAGAAGGCCAGCAGCTCGTCGCAATTGAGCTTGCCCACGAATTTGGTGTGTCCATTGATACAATACGTCGAGACATTCTTGCGCTGGAAGCGCAAGGCAAAGCACACCGAGTGCGCGGTGGCGCCGTACCAATTGCAGCTCCCGCAGCGCCACTCCATGTACGCCTGACAGATGGCCCACCACCTGACAAAAACCTGATCCAGTCAGCAATTCGCGAAATCGGTGACGCCCCGACGCTCTTGGTGGATGGAGGACAGACGATATTATGCGTGATCGAACACTTGCCCAAACAACAAGGGCGATTGGTCATCACACCATCACCATGGGTTGCCATTGCCTGTCAGGAAAGAGGCATCGCCGTATTCATGCTCGGTGGTACATTACGGCCCTTGGGCGGAATTACCACTGGAGACACAACCACCACTCGCATTGCAGAACTTTATGCCGACATAGCCCTCATTGGTGCCTGTGGCATTGAGGCCGACTTTGGCTTGAGTTCTGACGATCATGACGAAGCCATGATGAAACGTGCCATGCATGAAGCAGCGAACCGAACCATCATTGTGACGGATAAAGCCAAAATCGGACGGCGCGCACGCTACCAAACATTGACCATGTCGGATATCGATACCGTGATAACAGACGCTAGCAGCGAGATGACAAAGACATTGCAGGCCTCTGGAACAAGAGTGGTAACAAGCCAATGA